The uncultured Fusobacterium sp. genome contains a region encoding:
- a CDS encoding MFS transporter, with the protein MKSNFKKWFTFFILVLGGGTIYKLPWLKSVFYVQMQEFMGLSHTQIGTIMSVNGLVTTFGFGAAIYFTDKVSKKKSLPLSMILTGLIGIYIGIVFPGYTQLLIAWVLFGLTCDMMYWPVLLKSVKSLGGPEEQGTLFGFLETGRGVVDTIVVSIGLFIFTYLGSNAFSFKMSIVFFGAILIIIGIISYFCLEDDKIDNSSENKKEKLDYKAALKMPAIWIAAFNVFAVYSVYCGLTYFMPFLSDIYHLPLALVSIYGIINAYGLKIIGGPLGGLLADKKLKSSSKYLKYSFALVVIVLGSFLFLPHQSMNVYIGMAMTLFVGAIIFSQRAIFFAPVGELGIPEEISGSAMAMASFIGYAPGMFAYALYGAILDHFKGIIGYKIVFSVMIAFAVIGFFLSSYLVKIIEKKKSEVKN; encoded by the coding sequence AATTTTAAAAAATGGTTTACATTTTTTATTTTAGTTTTGGGAGGAGGAACAATCTACAAACTTCCTTGGTTAAAATCTGTTTTTTATGTACAAATGCAAGAGTTTATGGGATTGTCACATACTCAAATAGGAACTATTATGTCAGTTAATGGTTTAGTAACAACTTTTGGATTTGGAGCTGCTATTTATTTTACAGATAAAGTATCTAAGAAAAAATCTTTACCTCTTTCTATGATACTTACAGGACTTATTGGAATTTATATAGGAATTGTTTTTCCAGGATATACACAACTTCTAATAGCTTGGGTTCTATTTGGACTTACTTGTGATATGATGTATTGGCCTGTTCTTTTAAAATCTGTAAAATCTTTAGGAGGACCTGAAGAACAAGGAACATTATTTGGATTTTTAGAAACAGGAAGAGGAGTAGTTGATACTATTGTTGTTTCTATAGGGTTATTTATATTTACTTATTTAGGAAGTAATGCTTTTTCTTTTAAAATGTCTATTGTTTTCTTTGGTGCTATATTAATTATAATTGGAATTATCTCTTATTTCTGTCTTGAAGATGATAAGATAGATAATTCTTCTGAAAATAAAAAAGAAAAATTAGATTATAAAGCAGCTTTAAAAATGCCAGCTATTTGGATAGCAGCTTTTAATGTCTTTGCAGTGTATTCAGTATATTGTGGATTAACATATTTTATGCCATTTTTAAGTGACATTTACCACTTACCTTTAGCTTTAGTAAGTATTTATGGTATAATAAATGCATATGGATTAAAAATTATTGGAGGACCATTAGGGGGACTTTTAGCTGATAAAAAATTAAAATCTTCAAGTAAATATTTAAAATATTCTTTTGCTTTAGTAGTAATTGTTTTAGGATCATTCTTATTTTTACCTCATCAATCAATGAATGTTTATATTGGAATGGCTATGACTTTATTTGTAGGAGCTATTATTTTTTCTCAAAGAGCTATTTTCTTTGCTCCTGTGGGAGAACTTGGTATTCCTGAAGAGATATCAGGTTCAGCTATGGCTATGGCAAGTTTTATAGGATATGCTCCTGGTATGTTTGCCTATGCCTTATATGGAGCTATACTTGATCATTTTAAGGGAATCATTGGTTATAAAATAGTTTTTAGTGTAATGATTGCTTTTGCTGTAATAGGATTTTTCTTAAGTTCATATTTAGTTAAAATAATTGAAAAGAAAAAATCTGAAGTTAAAAATTAA
- a CDS encoding DeoR/GlpR family DNA-binding transcription regulator, translated as MIVLAEERREDIIKELEKTKVVKALELAKKYDVGVETIRRDFDVLEKQGILKKIYGGATLKTDIPSEITYATRMNTDIDEKNEIAEKAITLIEENDSIFLNDSSTNIFLSKLIKKKINSLTVITNSLIIASELSNCENYNIILAGGFLDTKEQAFFGPISEDIISQFIVNKAFLSVSSISLNNGITDFPLKEVNIQKEMIKYSKEVIILANSQKFETTALIKVSDLKNIKAIITDSKLKTEIYETYKKDNINIIF; from the coding sequence ATGATTGTGCTTGCTGAAGAACGTAGAGAAGATATAATAAAAGAGTTGGAAAAAACAAAAGTTGTAAAAGCTCTTGAATTAGCAAAAAAATATGATGTAGGAGTTGAAACTATTAGAAGAGACTTTGATGTTCTTGAAAAACAAGGAATTTTAAAAAAAATATATGGAGGAGCTACTTTAAAGACAGATATTCCTTCTGAAATAACTTATGCTACTAGAATGAATACTGATATAGATGAAAAAAATGAGATAGCAGAAAAAGCTATAACTTTAATTGAAGAAAATGATAGTATTTTTCTGAACGATAGTTCTACAAATATATTTTTAAGTAAACTCATTAAGAAAAAAATTAATTCTCTTACAGTTATTACCAATTCATTAATTATAGCTTCTGAATTAAGTAATTGTGAAAATTATAATATAATTTTAGCTGGAGGATTTTTGGACACAAAAGAGCAGGCTTTTTTTGGACCTATTTCAGAAGATATAATTTCTCAATTTATAGTTAATAAAGCTTTTTTAAGTGTAAGTAGTATATCTTTAAATAATGGTATTACTGATTTTCCATTAAAAGAGGTAAATATTCAAAAAGAGATGATTAAATATTCTAAAGAAGTGATTATTTTAGCTAATAGTCAAAAATTTGAAACAACGGCTTTGATTAAAGTTAGTGACTTAAAAAATATTAAAGCAATTATTACTGATTCAAAGTTAAAAACAGAAATTTATGAAACATATAAAAAAGATAATATAAATATAATTTTTTAA
- a CDS encoding amino acid carrier protein, with amino-acid sequence MILKKVADLIWGDWLVALIFFTGIYYTFILKGLQFKKFPYIIKKTFFSKNDYHQKNDNVTCIQALKAALGSCIGNGNIIGVVTAIMFGGPGALFWMWIAAFIGMAVKYGEIYLGMKYRERTFNDEYSGGPMYYISKGLNLKTLGIIYSSLLLIQNSGGTLIQGNVIKDIFNDFFKFSPMITSIIMVSFITFIILGGFKRLVKITDKVVPFMTVIYFLAGFTIIIMNFSLFKENFFLIFSSAFGINQVTSGILGFSIKESIRFGVSRGIYSNEAGEGTAAIFYAKITDKSCSDPGLYGIVEVFIDTILVCTMSGLIALIFMDYTHTITPTQIMMNAYESVHPFFRYFLGLAMLLFGITSIMGQWVLGNSSFQYIITQFSKNKIYAKIYNIVFLFILFLAPHFSFKTVWYIQDIALGLLILPNIFALIYLSKDVKNRNIGMRSDDCAC; translated from the coding sequence ATGATACTTAAAAAAGTTGCTGATTTAATTTGGGGAGATTGGCTGGTTGCTCTAATATTTTTTACTGGAATTTATTATACTTTTATTTTAAAAGGGCTACAGTTTAAAAAATTTCCATACATTATTAAAAAAACATTTTTTTCTAAAAATGATTATCATCAAAAAAATGATAATGTTACTTGTATCCAAGCTTTAAAAGCTGCTTTAGGAAGTTGTATAGGAAATGGAAATATAATTGGTGTAGTAACAGCTATAATGTTTGGAGGACCAGGTGCTTTATTCTGGATGTGGATAGCAGCTTTTATTGGAATGGCTGTAAAATATGGAGAAATTTATCTTGGGATGAAGTATAGAGAAAGAACTTTTAATGATGAATATTCTGGTGGCCCAATGTATTATATTTCGAAAGGATTAAATTTAAAAACTTTAGGTATCATATATTCCTCTCTCTTGTTGATACAAAATTCAGGGGGAACTCTTATTCAAGGAAATGTAATCAAAGATATATTTAATGATTTTTTTAAATTTTCACCTATGATAACTTCGATAATTATGGTTTCATTTATAACTTTTATAATTTTAGGTGGTTTTAAAAGATTAGTAAAGATAACAGATAAAGTAGTTCCTTTTATGACTGTAATATATTTTTTAGCTGGATTTACCATAATTATAATGAATTTTTCTCTTTTTAAAGAAAATTTTTTCTTAATATTTTCTTCAGCTTTTGGAATTAATCAAGTTACTAGTGGAATACTTGGATTTTCTATAAAAGAAAGTATTCGTTTTGGGGTTTCTAGAGGGATATATTCTAATGAAGCTGGAGAAGGTACTGCTGCTATATTTTATGCTAAAATTACAGATAAAAGTTGTAGTGATCCAGGATTATATGGGATAGTAGAAGTTTTTATTGATACTATTTTAGTTTGTACTATGTCTGGATTGATAGCTTTAATTTTTATGGATTATACTCATACTATAACACCTACGCAAATAATGATGAATGCTTATGAAAGTGTACATCCATTTTTTAGGTATTTCCTTGGTCTTGCTATGCTTCTATTTGGAATAACTTCCATAATGGGGCAATGGGTATTAGGAAATTCATCTTTTCAATATATTATAACTCAGTTTTCAAAAAATAAAATTTATGCTAAAATCTATAATATAGTTTTTCTATTTATATTATTTTTAGCTCCTCATTTTTCTTTTAAAACTGTGTGGTATATACAAGATATTGCTTTGGGGCTTTTAATACTTCCTAATATTTTTGCTCTTATTTATTTGAGTAAAGATGTAAAAAATAGAAATATTGGAATGAGGAGTGATGATTGTGCTTGCTGA